The following proteins are encoded in a genomic region of Cryptomeria japonica chromosome 11, Sugi_1.0, whole genome shotgun sequence:
- the LOC131050966 gene encoding very-long-chain aldehyde decarbonylase GL1-4 yields the protein MASKPGPLTRWPWEKLGNFKYLLLSPLVIKAVHTNFLGWQEADNFSLVLLLWAATQYLHNQLWISVSRYQNARSKHQIQSKSIHFDQVDRERTWDNYILMYIFIIFLVHAYIPGASNLPLWNTKGFIVNILAHIGPSEFVYYWAHRALHHHFLYNLYHSHHHSSFVTEPITSVVHPFAEHLMYAAIFSMGPLATIFTKTASLGLIFGYLFWFDFMNNMGHCNVEFVPNWAFKIFPPLKFLMYTPSFHSLHHSQVHTNFCLFMPLYDYLYGTADKSSETLYETAWKGRKEKVDLVYLTHTTSLLSFFHLRFGFASFAAKPYSTKWYMWILWPISNAIMIFLWVFGRSFIAEKNRLNDLHLQTWVMPRYTFQYFMPSERARINKLIEDSILEGEKKEVKVINLGLLNQSEELNGGGELFLERHKNLKVRMVDGSTLAAAVVLNSIPSETGEVFMCGGTSKVGSAILCLLSQRGVSIQLLTESREQLDQMKSIVPSQFQHNIIPVSRYQAGKNCKIWIVGRWVSGEEQMKAPKGALFIPFQPFPIPRTRKDCFYYSTPAMRVPANLENVHTCENWLPRRVISAWRVGGMVHAIQGWNHHECGQTINTADINNVWEAALKHGFLPFNMSLTQLQLAS from the exons ATGGCATCTAAGCCAGGGCCACTTACAAGATGGCCATGGGAGAAACTTGGCAATTTCAAG TATCTGCTTCTCTCCCCTCTGGTGATCAAAGCAGTACATACCAATTTTCTAGGATGGCAGGAAGCAGACAACTTTAGTTTGGTGCTGCTTCTTTGGGCAGCAACTCAATACCTCCATAACCAACTGTGGATTAGTGTTTCTCGCTATCAGAATGCACGGAGCAAGCATCAAATACAATCTAAAAGTATCCACTTTGACCAAGTTGATAGAGAGAGAACCTG GGACAACTATATTCTCATGTACATCTTCATAATTTTCCTAGTCCATGCATACATTCCAGGCGCATCCAATCTTCCTCTCTGGAACACAAAGGGATTCATTGTTAACATTTTGGCTCATATTGGACCATCTGAATTCGTGTATTACTGGGCACATAGAGCTCTCCATCACCACTTCCTGTATAATCTTTACCATTCTCATCATCACTCCTCTTTCGTCACAGAACCCATCACAT CTGTAGTGCATCCGTTTGCAGAGCATTTGATGTATGCTGCAATTTTCTCAATGGGTCCGCTGGCTACTATTTTCACCAAAACTGCTTCTCTTGGTCTAATATTTGGCTACTTATTTTGGTTTGATTTCATGAACAATATGGGCCATTGCAACGTTGAATTTGTTCCCAACTGGGCATTTAAGATCTTCCCTCCTCTCAAATTCCTAATGTACACACCCTC GTTTCACTCTCTTCACCATTCGCAAGTTCATACCAACTTCTGTCTGTTCATGCCTCTCTATGATTACCTTTATGGGACAGCCGATAAGTCCTCTGAGACTCTCTACGAGACTGCATGGAAAG GACGGAAGGAAAAGGTAGATTTGGTGTATCTCACTCATACAACAAGTTTGCTCTCATTTTTCCATTTAAGATTTGGGTTCGCTTCATTTGCTGCTAAGCCATACTCTACCAAATGGTATATGTGGATTTTATGGCCAATTAGCAATGCCATAATGATCTTTCTTTGGGTCTTTGGACGAAGTTTTATAGCTGAGAAAAATCGATTAAATGATTTGCACTTGCAAACATGGGTTATGCCACGATACACATTCCAG TATTTTATGCCTTCTGAACGAGCAAGAATAAATAAGCTTATTGAAGATTCCATTTTAGAGGGGGAGAAAAAAGAAGTCAAAGTTATCAATTTAGGCCTCCTCAACCAG AGTGAGGAATTGAATGGAGGAGGGGAGCTGTTTTTGGAAAGGCACAAGAACTTAAAAGTCCGTATGGTCGATGGGAGTACTCTTGCAGCCGCTGTAGTATTGAATTCGATCCCATCGGAGACAGGTGAAGTATTCATGTGTGGGGGCACGTCAAAAGTTGGATCTGCAATTCTCTGCCTCCTATCTCAAAGGGGAGTCAGTATTCAG CTTCTTACAGAATCAAGAGAACAGTTGGATCAAATGAAATCAATTGTCCCATCCCAATTCCAGCACAACATCATTCCTGTAAGCAGGTATCAGGCGGGCAAGAACTGCAAG ATATGGATTGTTGGGAGATGGGTAAGTGGGGAAGAGCAGATGAAGGCACCCAAGGGAGCCCTCTTTATTCCCTTTCAGCCATTTCCAATACCTAGGACTCGTAAGGACTGCTTTTACTACAGCACACCTGCAATGAGAGTGCCTGCCAACCTGGAAAATGTGCATACATGTGAG AACTGGCTGCCAAGGAGAGTAATAAGCGCATGGAGGGTGGGAGGAATGGTGCATGCAATACAAGGGTGGAATCACCACGAGTGTGGACAAACTATCAATACAGCAGACATCAACAATGTGTGGGAGGCTGCACTTAAACATGGCTTTCTTCCCTTCAACATGTCACTTACTCAACTGCAGCTCGCCTCCTAA